The Natronoarchaeum philippinense genome includes the window CCGTGTTGCGCGACATCTGCCGGCAGGAAGGCGTCGAGTTCGAGGACGACGCCTTACAGCAGATCGCAGAGCAGACCAGCGGCGACCTGCGTTCGGCGATCAACGACCTGCAGGCGGTCGCAGAACAGAACGACCGGCTGACCGTCGACGACGTGATGACCGGCGAGCGCGACACCAGCGAGGGGATCTTCGACTATCTCGACGACGTGATCAAAAAGCTCGACGCCGAGGCGGCGCTGAAGGCGTCCTACGACGTCGACGAGACGCCCGACGACATGATCAACTGGATCGAGGACAACATGCCCAAAGACTACGAGGGCCGCGAGTTGGCCGACGCCTACGGCTATCTGGCGAACGCCGACCGCTGGCTCGGTCGGGTGCGGGCGACCCAGAACTACTCCTACTGGCGCTACGCCGGCGACAACATGACCGCCGGCGTCGCCGCCGCACGGGACGGTCAGAAGGGCGGCTGGACCCGCTACGGCCCGCCGAGCTACTGGTCGAAGCTCGGGCGCTCGAAGGGGACGCGCCAGACGCGGGACGGCATCGCGCGGCGGGTCGCCGAGCGAAGCGGGACGAGCATCGGCACCGCACGCCGACGCGTCCTGCCGTTTCTCTCGGTGATGACCCACCACTGCAAGAACCGCGATCTCACGGTTCGGATGGCCGCAGCGTACGACCTCGACGAGAAGGAGGTGTCGTTCATCACCGGCAGTGGCAAGGACACCAACAAGGTCGAGTCGATCGTCGAGGACGCCGAAGAACTGCAGGCTGAAGCGGCCGTCGAGCACTCCGGCGGCGCGTTCGAGGGTGCCCGGCGGACGACCGACGACGAGAGCGAGGACGGTGCAGACGAGGCAGACGCCGACGCGCAGGCGACGCTCGACGCCGAAGCCGACGGATCGGGCGGCGACACCGAGGCGAGCGGGACGGGCAATGACGCCGATTCCGGGGGCGACGCCGACGGCGCCGCGGCCGACGACGATCAGTCCGGGCTCGACGATTTCTTCTAGAGCGCCCCGGCGCTGACATGTCACGTTCGGCAACCTCCCAGATCCCTGCAAGTGCCGTTTAGGATGGCTGCAGTCGTAGATACGACTGGAGGAGATACCAATGGCAGAAACATCTGTAGAAGGCATCGCTCCCGATCAAAACTGGCGCGTACCGGCGGGTGCTGGCGTCGCCCTGATACTACTCGGGCTACTGGCGATCGTGTTCCCGTTCGTCACCGGCGTCTCGCTGTCGCTACTGCTCGGAGCGCTCCTCGTGGTCGGCGGAATCGTCCACGGCGTGCACGCGTTCTCGGCACCCGGGTGGACCGGCAGCGCCGTGCAGATCCTGCTCGGCATCGTCTACGTCGTCGCCGGGATCGCGCTGGTGGTGAACCCGGTGTTCGGACTGGCGACGCTGACGCTGCTGGTCATCGCGTACCTGTTCGTCGGCGGCATCGTCGAACTGGTCGCCGGAATCGGGATGCCCCGCGAAGCCAACGGGCTCTGGATCGCCGCCAGCGGCGCGATCGGTATCCTGCTTGCGGGGCTGCTCTGGGTCGGCTTCCCGTCGACTGCGGTGTGGGCGGTCGGCACGCTGTTCGGCGTCAACCTGTTGGTCAGCGGCATCGCACTGCTGTCGGTCGGGTCGGCCGAGCGCCGCGTCGTCAAGGAGGGACCGACGACCGCAGCGTGATCGACCGACCACTATTTTCATTCCGTTTGAAATCCGGAGCGGCCGCGCCGTTC containing:
- a CDS encoding replication factor C large subunit, which gives rise to MTDWTEKYRPDTLAEVRGNDKARNALKKWADTWEDHGKAAIVHGSPGIGKTSAAHALATDMGWPVIELNASDQRQGDVIDKIAGEASKSGTLTAGGAGRRLLILDEADNFHGNADYGGSRAVTRVVKEADQPVVLIANEFYDMSQSLRNACEEIEFRDVSTRSIVPVLRDICRQEGVEFEDDALQQIAEQTSGDLRSAINDLQAVAEQNDRLTVDDVMTGERDTSEGIFDYLDDVIKKLDAEAALKASYDVDETPDDMINWIEDNMPKDYEGRELADAYGYLANADRWLGRVRATQNYSYWRYAGDNMTAGVAAARDGQKGGWTRYGPPSYWSKLGRSKGTRQTRDGIARRVAERSGTSIGTARRRVLPFLSVMTHHCKNRDLTVRMAAAYDLDEKEVSFITGSGKDTNKVESIVEDAEELQAEAAVEHSGGAFEGARRTTDDESEDGADEADADAQATLDAEADGSGGDTEASGTGNDADSGGDADGAAADDDQSGLDDFF
- a CDS encoding HdeD family acid-resistance protein codes for the protein MAETSVEGIAPDQNWRVPAGAGVALILLGLLAIVFPFVTGVSLSLLLGALLVVGGIVHGVHAFSAPGWTGSAVQILLGIVYVVAGIALVVNPVFGLATLTLLVIAYLFVGGIVELVAGIGMPREANGLWIAASGAIGILLAGLLWVGFPSTAVWAVGTLFGVNLLVSGIALLSVGSAERRVVKEGPTTAA